In one Amaranthus tricolor cultivar Red isolate AtriRed21 chromosome 8, ASM2621246v1, whole genome shotgun sequence genomic region, the following are encoded:
- the LOC130821332 gene encoding photosystem II core complex proteins psbY, chloroplastic-like translates to MAATMAVLNAKCLNINTNKTNTQSVKPTSKPIISLLPSPSQMITAPAIAGAVFATMGSVDPALAAQQIADIAADDNRGLALLLPIIPAIGWVLFNILQPALNQLNRMRGEKGFIIGLGLSGFFGYGILGTTQEAQAVTEEIGRIAESSGAGTGSDNRGTLLLIVVLPAIGWVLYNILQPALNQLNRMRSQ, encoded by the coding sequence atggcAGCTACAATGGCAGTACTCAATGCAAAATGCTTAAACATAAACACCAACAAAACAAACACTCAATCAGTCAAGCCCACTTCTAAGCCCATCATCTCACTCTTACCAAGCCCAAGCCAAATGATCACAGCCCCAGCCATTGCCGGCGCGGTTTTTGCTACTATGGGCTCAGTAGACCCGGCCTTAGCAGCCCAACAAATAGCTGATATTGCAGCAGATGATAACCGTGGGCTGGCCCTTTTACTGCCCATAATCCCAGCTATTGGGTGGGTGTTGTTTAACATCTTACAACCAGCTTTGAACCAGCTAAACAGAATGAGGGGTGAAAAGggttttattattgggcttgggcTTAGTGGGTTTTTTGGGTATGGGATTTTGGGTACAACCCAAGAGGCCCAAGCAGTTACTGAGGAGATTGGTAGGATAGCAGAAAGTAGTGGGGCAGGAACAGGAAGTGATAACAGAGGAACTTTGTTATTGATTGTAGTGTTGCCAGCAATTGGATGGGTGCTTTACAATATCTTACAGCCTGCTTTGAACCAACTTAATAGAATGAGGTCTCAATAG